Proteins from a genomic interval of Oncorhynchus clarkii lewisi isolate Uvic-CL-2024 chromosome 15, UVic_Ocla_1.0, whole genome shotgun sequence:
- the LOC139367039 gene encoding vesicle-associated membrane protein-associated protein A-like, which translates to MSKLEQVLDLEPPYDLKFKGPFTEVVTTNLKLKNPSDRKVCFKVKTTAPRRYCVRPNSGMIESGGTVTVSVMLQPFEYDPNEKSKHKFMVQTIFAPSTATDMDAVWKDAKPDDLMDSKLRCVFELPSENDKMNDVDAIKAAPVLNSKADGTSAPRPSSASMDDSEMKKLMAECKRLQYDVGKLSDENRQLKDEGLRMRKSHRSDDMVTGSGAMMSKQHSSSSLPSLMVVIAAIFIGFFLGKFVL; encoded by the exons ATGTCTAAATTGGAGCAGGTCCTTGATCTTGAACCACCGTATGATCTCAAATTTAAAG GTCCCTTCACAGAAGTGGTGACCACAAACCTCAAGCTCAAAAATCCCTCTGACAGAAAAGTATGCTTCAAAGTGAAGACGACTGCACCTCGCCGGTACTGTGTACGGCCCAACAGCGGCATGATTGAGTCAGGAGGCActgtcactgtttctg TAATGCTCCAGCCCTTTGAATATGACCCCAATGAAAAAAGTAAACACAAATTCATGGTACAGACAATCTTTGCACCATCCACTGCTACAGACATGGACGCAGTG TGGAAAGATGCGAAGCCAGATGATCTGATGGACTCCAAGCTGAGATGTGTGTTCGAACTGCCCTCTGAAAACGATAAAATG AATGATGTCGATGCAATCAAAGCTGCCCCCGTCCTCAACTCCAAAGCAGATGGCACGTCGGCGCCAAGGCCCAGCAGCGCGTCCATGGATGACTCTGAGATGAAGAAACTGATGGCTGAGTGCAAGAGGCTGCAGTACGATGTGGGCAAACTCTCAGACGAGAACAGACAACTCAAG GACGAGGGCCTGAGGATGAGGAAGTCCCACCGGTCAGACGACATGGTCACCGGCTCGGGCGCCATGATGAGCAAACAGCACTCTTCCAGCTCCCTCCCCTCGCTAATGGTCGTCATAGCAGCTATCTTCATCGGATTCTTCCTAGGGAAGTTCGTCTTGTag